Proteins from a single region of Alloscardovia omnicolens:
- a CDS encoding hemolysin family protein has protein sequence MSIPIALIVASLCILALALLWFSLLMASSEAAISRVTRSNLNNLMLDVRTNEDSDFVRKKTITRIRHAQTVIIQRQRAILTCTFWRVMANILIGALVAIASALCGFAIWLQLLVAIIFSVVSAFIAVTISPRTSNQQSVTILLQYAPFIARAMKLIPHIAKDRLSTRPSLSDDEELEQIHHEQARATIDRLIEAHLFDAEISEMLRNVLILTDTLTREIMVPRTDMFSLEKTTTLNDMLKDCSRSGFSRVPVTGETIDDLVGIAYLKDVVRATAFNPSAGERSIETIMREPMLVPESKPVDDLFHDMQTKRQHVAIVVDEYGGIAGMVTIEDALEQIVGELEDEHDKVQRHEPERMDDGGWQVPARTSITDIEELFEIDLDENDVDTAYGLLTKALGRVPIVGSSAQTRGLELKAVDSAGRRKKVSTIEIHRVADTIEKDEADTDNSAHDNA, from the coding sequence ATGAGCATACCCATTGCTCTTATAGTTGCAAGTTTATGTATTTTAGCTTTAGCTTTACTCTGGTTTTCCTTACTAATGGCATCCAGCGAGGCAGCTATTTCGCGCGTAACGCGATCCAACCTGAATAATCTCATGTTGGATGTGCGTACCAATGAAGATTCAGATTTTGTTCGCAAAAAGACTATTACGCGCATTCGCCATGCTCAAACAGTGATTATTCAACGCCAACGTGCTATTCTCACCTGCACCTTTTGGCGAGTTATGGCTAACATCCTTATCGGTGCTTTGGTTGCTATTGCATCTGCCTTATGTGGCTTTGCTATCTGGCTTCAACTACTTGTGGCGATTATCTTTTCTGTAGTTAGCGCCTTTATTGCTGTGACTATCTCTCCGCGCACCTCTAACCAACAGTCAGTTACTATTCTTCTCCAGTATGCGCCTTTTATTGCGCGTGCTATGAAACTTATTCCACATATTGCCAAGGATCGTCTATCTACACGACCATCTTTATCCGACGATGAGGAGCTTGAACAGATTCATCATGAGCAGGCTCGTGCAACCATTGACCGACTCATTGAAGCGCATCTTTTCGACGCTGAAATCTCTGAAATGCTGCGTAATGTGCTGATTTTGACGGATACCTTAACTCGAGAAATTATGGTTCCGCGCACGGATATGTTTTCGCTGGAAAAAACAACGACCTTAAACGATATGCTCAAGGATTGCTCACGTTCTGGTTTTTCACGCGTTCCAGTAACTGGTGAAACAATTGATGATTTAGTGGGTATAGCGTATTTGAAAGATGTGGTTCGTGCCACCGCCTTTAATCCATCAGCAGGTGAGCGCAGTATTGAAACAATTATGCGCGAGCCAATGCTTGTTCCCGAGTCTAAACCGGTTGATGATCTTTTCCACGATATGCAGACGAAGCGTCAGCATGTGGCTATTGTTGTGGACGAATACGGTGGCATAGCTGGTATGGTCACTATTGAGGATGCGCTTGAGCAAATCGTTGGCGAATTGGAAGACGAGCACGATAAAGTGCAACGTCATGAACCTGAGCGCATGGACGATGGTGGATGGCAAGTTCCAGCACGCACATCAATTACCGATATTGAAGAGCTTTTCGAAATTGATTTAGATGAAAACGATGTTGACACTGCTTACGGTTTGCTCACCAAGGCATTAGGCCGTGTACCTATTGTGGGATCGTCAGCCCAGACACGCGGATTGGAATTGAAAGCTGTAGATTCAGCTGGTCGTCGAAAGAAAGTTTCTACCATCGAAATTCATCGTGTTGCTGATACAATCGAAAAAGATGAAGCTGATACAGATAATTCAGCTCACGATAATGCGTAA
- a CDS encoding Gfo/Idh/MocA family oxidoreductase — protein MSFTTHIAILGAGSIAKKMATTVNLMAQDERWAGRVNLYAVATRNSVERAQEFAQEYGIDVAYGSYADMLADPQVDVVYIATPHRFHAEQAIQCMEAGKHVLIEKPFTVNAREARAVIAKSQETGLTCAEAIWTRYEPSRGIIQNILDSGVIGDITSMSANLSYPMMAKERMTNPELAGGALLDVGIYPLNFVSMFMPGLVDKIVSSARLSDQGMDEVSQTTLWFDNKAMADITSSYWEVGDRCAFIRGTKGLIRVENANNPEEIVVMNKAYEVIERPDIPEQLTGFEYEVDAVIEAIGRGDIEPQAMPHSESLRMVEIMDQIREQWGMVYPFEKE, from the coding sequence ATGTCGTTCACAACACACATTGCTATTTTAGGAGCAGGTAGTATTGCTAAGAAAATGGCGACTACAGTCAACTTGATGGCACAGGACGAACGTTGGGCAGGCCGAGTGAATCTGTATGCAGTGGCTACGCGTAATTCTGTAGAGCGTGCTCAAGAATTTGCTCAGGAGTATGGGATAGATGTAGCTTATGGTTCTTATGCCGATATGCTTGCTGATCCGCAAGTAGATGTGGTCTATATTGCTACACCTCATCGTTTCCATGCTGAGCAAGCGATTCAATGCATGGAAGCAGGCAAGCACGTTCTTATTGAAAAACCGTTTACTGTTAATGCGCGTGAAGCTCGTGCTGTGATTGCAAAGTCCCAAGAAACTGGTTTAACCTGTGCTGAAGCTATCTGGACCCGCTATGAGCCATCTCGCGGTATTATTCAAAATATTTTGGATTCTGGCGTAATTGGCGATATTACGTCGATGAGCGCGAACTTGTCTTATCCTATGATGGCAAAAGAGCGCATGACCAATCCTGAACTTGCCGGTGGCGCTTTGCTCGATGTCGGTATTTATCCGCTTAATTTTGTTTCCATGTTCATGCCTGGCTTGGTAGACAAGATTGTATCGTCGGCACGTCTGTCTGATCAGGGTATGGATGAAGTATCGCAGACTACTTTGTGGTTTGATAATAAGGCCATGGCCGATATTACCTCTTCATATTGGGAAGTGGGAGATCGCTGCGCTTTTATTCGTGGAACAAAGGGATTGATTCGCGTGGAAAATGCAAATAATCCTGAAGAAATTGTGGTCATGAATAAAGCGTATGAGGTTATTGAGCGTCCAGATATTCCTGAGCAGCTCACAGGTTTTGAATATGAAGTTGATGCTGTGATTGAAGCTATTGGACGTGGAGATATTGAACCTCAAGCAATGCCACATTCAGAAAGTTTACGTATGGTCGAAATTATGGATCAGATTCGTGAACAATGGGGCATGGTTTATCCATTTGAAAAAGAATAA
- the era gene encoding GTPase Era → MTEQSEYRSGFVAVVGRPNVGKSTLINALMGTQVAITSSRPETTRKVIRAILTTSDFQIVLVDTPGIHRPRTLLGQRLNDMVDESLADADSIAFLLPADQEIGPGDKRILARLRSAFSRKDENGQWQWTKPVIGVLTKIDGLNRSELMSKLLELDQFGNFTDIVPVSALEHDNVDEVRAVFAQHMPEGPQMYPTEQISEESTQDTIAELIRGVFLEQLNDELPHSLAVTVDDIEYPQDDDSEGDGRAHVYASIYIERSSQKPIILGRGAENLVRVKKKLRTPLNRLVGMKSTLILHVKVAKDWQSDPKKLERLGFNA, encoded by the coding sequence ATGACTGAACAATCTGAGTACCGCTCCGGTTTCGTAGCAGTAGTAGGCCGCCCAAATGTGGGAAAATCAACGCTTATTAATGCTTTAATGGGAACTCAGGTGGCTATTACGTCATCACGTCCAGAAACAACACGTAAAGTTATCCGCGCTATTTTAACCACATCTGATTTCCAAATTGTGCTTGTGGATACTCCTGGTATCCACCGTCCTCGCACTCTGCTGGGGCAGCGTTTGAATGATATGGTGGACGAGTCTTTGGCTGATGCAGATTCTATTGCCTTTTTGCTGCCTGCAGATCAAGAGATTGGTCCTGGCGATAAGCGCATTCTTGCACGGTTACGTTCAGCTTTCTCACGCAAAGATGAAAACGGTCAATGGCAGTGGACAAAACCGGTTATTGGTGTGCTCACCAAAATTGATGGACTGAATCGATCTGAACTTATGTCCAAACTTCTCGAACTCGACCAGTTTGGTAATTTTACTGATATTGTTCCTGTATCTGCCTTAGAACACGATAATGTGGATGAAGTGCGTGCTGTGTTTGCTCAGCATATGCCTGAAGGTCCGCAAATGTATCCAACAGAGCAGATTAGTGAGGAAAGCACTCAAGATACCATTGCAGAACTGATTCGTGGCGTATTCCTCGAGCAGTTAAACGATGAGCTTCCTCACTCTTTGGCAGTAACTGTTGATGATATTGAGTATCCTCAGGATGATGATTCCGAGGGCGATGGTCGTGCACACGTGTATGCGTCCATATATATTGAACGCAGCAGTCAGAAACCAATTATTTTAGGTCGTGGAGCTGAAAACTTAGTGCGTGTAAAAAAGAAACTGCGCACGCCTTTGAACCGACTTGTGGGAATGAAATCAACGCTTATTCTGCACGTTAAAGTAGCTAAAGACTGGCAGAGCGACCCGAAGAAACTTGAACGTTTAGGTTTTAACGCCTAG
- the ybeY gene encoding rRNA maturation RNase YbeY, which produces MSVDVLNESRWDVEPQVFSQLGLWVMDQMKVSAHSDLTIIFNEPDAMEELHLKWMNLEGPTDVMSFPMDELRPGDGTEPVEGMLGDIVLCPAVAAIQAQSAGHSTIEELLLLTIHGCLHLMGFDHSNPDEEREMFGLQRQLLLTFLAARPGTLSEVLPYEIAQHTSADGSAQEA; this is translated from the coding sequence ATGAGCGTAGATGTTCTCAATGAAAGCAGATGGGACGTAGAACCACAGGTCTTTTCTCAGCTGGGTTTGTGGGTCATGGATCAAATGAAAGTGAGCGCCCATAGCGATTTGACTATTATTTTCAATGAACCAGATGCTATGGAAGAGCTACACCTGAAGTGGATGAATCTTGAAGGTCCTACCGATGTGATGAGTTTCCCTATGGATGAGCTGCGGCCAGGAGATGGTACAGAACCAGTTGAAGGTATGCTTGGCGATATTGTGCTATGTCCAGCAGTGGCAGCTATTCAAGCGCAAAGTGCTGGACACTCCACCATTGAAGAGCTACTTCTTTTAACCATTCACGGATGTTTGCACCTGATGGGTTTCGACCATTCCAATCCTGATGAAGAACGAGAAATGTTCGGTTTGCAGCGCCAACTTTTACTCACCTTTTTAGCGGCACGTCCAGGAACTCTCAGCGAAGTTCTGCCTTACGAAATAGCTCAGCATACGTCAGCAGACGGTTCTGCCCAGGAGGCATAA
- a CDS encoding AMP-dependent synthetase/ligase — MGVLDTVSSAFSRTVESVKSTVQSVVSSSDSEQFVTFGAPTAFDKSAFGDPRIMNWSSPEFPTTTYIDPESGLLTTTTEGVRSIPDNMSVYHLYEKRAHDMGNEPMYTFKVNGEWTSRTANQVLADIRNAAKGLLKRGIKKGDAVAFMCQTSYEWDVFDAAVLAVGGVLATIYDTDSAEQIRTIVNNSDAILLMTQTKDMYKKAEGAMDDCPSLKYISCIENGALEELQAYGHSISDEELDERIASIHKNDLCSIVYTSGSTSAPKGVEMTHANYLAFALNLRAFIPDLLENETHTVLLFLPQAHSFARAINYGVVNSRIRIYIATGIKTLLQDLAVARPTVMIAVPRVFEKVYNAASQKAGRGVKGHVFNAAANAARDYMNQISESGHASALATARRASFDPIVYSSLRQALGGRAKWLVCGGAPLDPQLLSFFRGAGLPVYEGYGMTETTAPCAFTPLSVPYHAGSVGIAFPGFTVRLAEDGEIQVKGAGCFKAYHKNDEATASTFTEDGWIASGDLGALTPDGLLYITGRKKDLIITAGGKNVSPTPIEASIKRCSLVSQALVLGDKRPFISALITLDEEVTRSWMEKEGLDSSLSMDDIAQNAAVRAEIQKYVDEANEGVSRAESVRKFIILPEDFTQDNGLLTASMKVIRPKVLAHYQNLLDTQMYKPRKK; from the coding sequence ATGGGCGTTCTTGACACAGTATCTTCAGCATTTAGCCGAACAGTAGAATCCGTAAAATCCACTGTACAATCTGTTGTATCGTCATCAGATTCAGAGCAGTTTGTTACGTTTGGAGCACCTACTGCTTTTGATAAGTCTGCTTTTGGCGATCCTCGTATTATGAACTGGTCGTCTCCTGAATTTCCAACGACCACATACATTGATCCTGAATCTGGCTTGCTAACGACAACCACTGAAGGTGTGCGTTCAATTCCAGATAATATGTCCGTCTATCATTTGTATGAGAAGCGCGCCCACGATATGGGTAACGAACCTATGTACACCTTTAAGGTCAATGGCGAGTGGACAAGCCGCACTGCTAACCAGGTTCTCGCCGATATTCGTAACGCTGCTAAAGGTTTGCTCAAGCGCGGCATTAAAAAGGGTGATGCTGTTGCTTTTATGTGCCAAACCAGCTACGAGTGGGATGTCTTTGATGCTGCTGTGCTAGCTGTTGGTGGCGTACTTGCAACAATTTATGACACAGATTCTGCTGAGCAAATTCGCACCATCGTTAATAATTCTGATGCCATCTTGCTCATGACTCAAACTAAAGATATGTATAAGAAGGCTGAGGGCGCTATGGATGATTGCCCTAGCTTGAAGTACATTAGCTGCATTGAAAATGGTGCTCTAGAAGAGCTTCAAGCATACGGTCATTCTATTTCTGATGAAGAACTTGATGAGCGTATTGCGTCCATTCATAAAAATGATTTGTGCTCTATCGTCTATACATCCGGTTCTACATCTGCTCCAAAAGGTGTGGAGATGACCCACGCAAACTATTTGGCTTTTGCTTTGAACTTGCGTGCTTTTATTCCTGATTTGTTGGAAAACGAAACCCATACTGTTTTGCTTTTCTTACCTCAGGCTCATAGCTTTGCTCGTGCAATTAATTATGGTGTGGTTAACTCTCGCATTCGTATTTATATTGCCACCGGTATTAAGACTCTTCTGCAAGATTTGGCTGTAGCTCGCCCTACGGTCATGATTGCTGTTCCTCGTGTATTTGAAAAGGTCTATAACGCTGCGTCCCAAAAAGCTGGTCGTGGTGTTAAGGGACACGTTTTCAATGCTGCTGCCAATGCTGCACGTGATTATATGAATCAGATTTCTGAAAGTGGACATGCAAGCGCTTTGGCAACTGCTCGCCGTGCAAGTTTTGATCCAATTGTTTACTCTTCCCTACGTCAAGCATTGGGTGGACGCGCCAAGTGGCTGGTGTGCGGTGGCGCTCCGCTTGATCCGCAACTTCTGTCTTTCTTCCGTGGAGCTGGATTGCCTGTATATGAAGGCTACGGTATGACCGAAACAACTGCTCCATGCGCTTTCACACCGCTGAGCGTTCCTTATCACGCTGGTTCTGTGGGTATTGCTTTCCCTGGATTTACTGTGCGTTTAGCTGAGGACGGCGAAATTCAAGTGAAGGGCGCCGGCTGCTTTAAGGCATATCATAAGAATGACGAAGCAACAGCTTCTACCTTTACCGAGGACGGCTGGATTGCCTCTGGCGATTTGGGTGCATTGACTCCAGATGGTTTGCTGTATATTACAGGCCGCAAGAAGGATTTGATTATTACAGCAGGTGGTAAGAATGTTTCGCCTACCCCAATTGAAGCATCTATTAAGCGCTGTTCCTTAGTATCTCAGGCTCTTGTTTTGGGAGATAAACGTCCATTCATTTCCGCCTTGATTACTTTAGATGAAGAAGTAACACGTTCATGGATGGAGAAAGAAGGATTGGATTCCTCGTTGTCTATGGACGATATTGCTCAGAACGCTGCTGTACGTGCTGAAATTCAAAAATATGTGGATGAAGCAAATGAGGGCGTATCTCGCGCTGAGTCTGTGCGTAAGTTCATTATTCTTCCGGAAGACTTTACTCAGGATAATGGTTTATTGACTGCTTCCATGAAGGTTATTCGCCCTAAGGTTTTGGCTCACTATCAAAATCTTCTGGATACCCAGATGTACAAGCCACGTAAGAAGTAG